Proteins from a single region of Scatophagus argus isolate fScaArg1 chromosome 23, fScaArg1.pri, whole genome shotgun sequence:
- the LOC124054918 gene encoding C-type lectin domain family 10 member A-like: MSYCEKEDDNTALWIKDSPSVFLSGVSRFRRWLFPALTATVIVILIIALGASNVKTSNRLWSVEQSVSNLSEVIQSLNASLQHAEETAKRVQRLQFAVENNKDQLTSVSEALKQLSVVDSLQRSVASLKCSLERIINNSSVSEGCCPLGWDQFHFSCYFFSGSSLSWNESRVWCETHGGHLVILHSDEAWDFVTSRTMPVLFWVGLSDWRTGRWEWINQTPYTMERRRWVPGQPDSWSGHGLGHGDEDCAHLHSNGRLNDLHCSTRLRYVCQRHSMRA, from the exons ATGTCATACTGTGAGAAAGAGGACGACAACACCGCACTCTGGATCAAAg actctccttctgtcttcctctcaggAGTGTCCAGGTTCAGACGCTGGTTGTTTCCTGCTCTGACGGCGACCGTCATCGTGATTTTAATCATCGCACTGGGAGCCAgca aTGTGAAGACGTCGAATCGTCTGTGGTCTGTGGAGCAGAGTGTTTCCAACCTGAGTGAAGTCATCCAATCACTGAACGCGTCCCTGCAGCACGCTGAAG AAACTGCCAAACGAGTTCAGCGGCTGCAGTTTGCTGTGGAGAACAACAAGGACCAGCTGACCTCAG tgtcGGAGGCCCTGAAGCAGCTGTCAGTCGTGGATTCTCTCCAAAGGAGCGTCGCTTCCCTCAAATGTTCCCTCGAACGCATCATCAacaaca GCTCGGTCAGTGAAGGCTGCTGTCCGTTGGGTTGGGATCAGTTCCACTTCAGCTGTTACTTCTTCAGCGGTTCGTCCCTGTCCTGGAACGAGTCCAGAGTCTGGTGTGAGACACACGGAGGTCACCTGGTCATCCTCCACAGCGACGAGGCGTGG GACTTTGTGACGAGTCGCACGATGCCTGTGTTATTCTGGGTCGGTCTGTCCGACTGGAGGACCGGGCGGTGGGAGTGGATCAACCAGACGCCGTACACGATGGAGCGCAG GCGCTGGGTTCCCGGGCAGCCCGACAGCTGGAGCGGTCACGGTCTTGGTCACGGCGATGAAGACTGCGCTCACCTGCACTCGAATGGACGCCTGAATGACCTGCACTGCTCCACCAGGCTGCGCTACGTCTGCCAGAGACACAGCATGAGGGCCTGA
- the LOC124054581 gene encoding asialoglycoprotein receptor 1-like — MTTEYHDDTEDDSSSFWNKEPPPVSLSGVSRFRRWLFPALTATVILILIIALGASSTGTSSRLWSVEKSVSNLTESLSSSQQLTRDTARDVHRLKFSVETNRDQLASVSDALKQLSVLDSISRTVAKLRCSLERLINNGSLADGCCPLDWDIFETSCFYFSRTPKTWNDARDWCNGHESHLVILTTDEEWDFVTHHTAGTFYWVGLTDERTGKWEWVNQTPYVMNRRRWRPGQPDSWTSHGLGPGDEDCAHLHYDGRLNDIHCSTMMRFVCQRHSLRS, encoded by the exons ATGACGACTGAATACCACGATGACACTGAAGATGACAGCAGCTCCTTCTGGAACAAag agcctcctcctgtctctctctcaggagTGTCCAGGTTCAGACGCTGGTTGTTTCCTGCTCTGACGGCGACAGTCATCCTCATTCTGATCATCGCGCTGGGAGCCAgca GCACGGGGACGTCCAGTCGGTTGTGGTCTGTGGAGAAAAGTGTCTCCAACCTGACGGAGTCTCTGAGCAGCTCGCAGCAGCTCACCAGAG ACACAGCCAGAGACGTCCACCGCCTCAAGTTCTCTGTGGAGACCAACAGGGACCAGCTGGCCTCAG tgtCGGACGCGCTGAAGCAGCTGTCAGTTCTGGACTCCATCAGCAGGACGGTCGCCAAGCTCAGATGCTCTCTGGAGCGCCTGATCAACAacg gGTCGTTAGCGGACGGCTGTTGTCCTCTGGACTGGGATATTTTTGAAaccagctgtttttatttcagtcgGACACCCAAGACCTGGAACGACGCCAGGGACTGGTGCAACGGACACGAATCTCACCTGGTCATCCTGACAACTGATGAGGAGTGG GACTTTGTGACCCATCACACCGCGGGAACTTTCTATTGGGTGGGTCTGACTGACGAGAGGACAGGGAAGTGGGAGTGGGTCAACCAGACGCCGTACGTCATGAACCGGAG gCGGTGGAGACCCGGACAGCCCGACAGCTGGACGTCTCACGGTCTCGGCCCCGGAGACGAGGACTGCGCTCACCTTCACTACGACGGACGCCTTAACGACATTCACTGCTCCACCATGATGCGCTTCGTCTGCCAGAGACACAGCCTGCGCAGCTAA